A genomic region of Persephonella marina EX-H1 contains the following coding sequences:
- a CDS encoding TrpB-like pyridoxal phosphate-dependent enzyme, translated as MKKILLEDHEIPKQWYNILPDLPSPLEPPLDPQTNQPMSPEKLKALFPEALIEQEVSDKRWIDIPPEVLDIYSIWRPTPLIRADRLEEFLDTPAKIYYKYEGVSPAGSHKPNTAVAQAYYNAKEGVKRLTTETGAGQWGSSLAFAGQYFGIEIKVYMVKVSYHQKPYRRVLMETWGAKVIPSPSPYTETGKRILEEDPDNPGSLGIAISEAVEEALSREDTHYSLGSVLNHVLLHQTVIGLEAKKQLEKVGQYPDIVIGSAGGGSNFAGLSLPFVMDKLEGSKNPRFIAVEPSSCPTLTKGRYEYDFGDTAGMTPLMKMHTLGHDFIPPSIHAGGLRYHGMAPIISKLYEEKIIEAVAVPQTAIFKAAVDFARTEGIIPAPESAHAVRAAIDEALRCRETGEEKVILFNLSGHGLLDLSAYQQYLEGKLTD; from the coding sequence ATGAAAAAGATCTTACTTGAAGATCATGAGATACCAAAACAGTGGTACAACATTCTGCCAGATTTACCCTCACCTCTTGAACCACCTCTTGATCCACAGACAAATCAGCCTATGAGTCCTGAGAAGCTTAAAGCTTTATTCCCTGAAGCCCTTATTGAACAGGAGGTTTCAGATAAAAGATGGATAGATATACCACCTGAGGTTCTTGATATTTACTCTATATGGAGACCAACACCACTGATAAGGGCAGACAGGCTTGAGGAGTTTTTAGATACACCTGCGAAAATATACTACAAGTATGAAGGAGTAAGTCCTGCAGGAAGTCATAAACCCAATACAGCTGTTGCACAGGCTTACTATAATGCAAAGGAAGGGGTAAAAAGGTTAACAACAGAGACAGGTGCAGGGCAGTGGGGGAGTTCTCTTGCGTTTGCAGGACAGTATTTTGGTATAGAGATAAAGGTATATATGGTTAAGGTGAGCTATCACCAGAAGCCATACAGAAGAGTACTTATGGAGACATGGGGAGCAAAGGTGATACCAAGTCCCAGCCCTTACACTGAAACAGGTAAGAGGATACTTGAGGAAGATCCTGATAATCCTGGAAGTCTCGGTATTGCAATAAGTGAAGCTGTTGAGGAAGCGTTAAGCAGAGAAGATACACATTACTCTCTTGGAAGTGTTCTAAACCACGTTTTACTTCACCAGACGGTTATAGGACTTGAAGCTAAAAAACAACTTGAAAAAGTAGGTCAGTATCCTGATATAGTTATAGGATCTGCAGGAGGTGGAAGTAATTTTGCAGGTCTATCCCTCCCATTTGTTATGGATAAACTTGAAGGCTCTAAAAATCCCAGATTTATAGCTGTTGAGCCTTCATCATGTCCGACATTAACAAAAGGCAGATATGAGTATGATTTTGGAGATACAGCAGGTATGACCCCCCTTATGAAGATGCACACACTTGGACATGATTTTATTCCACCATCAATACATGCAGGTGGACTGAGATATCACGGGATGGCACCTATTATCTCAAAACTGTACGAAGAGAAAATTATAGAGGCTGTCGCTGTTCCACAGACAGCAATATTCAAAGCGGCTGTTGATTTCGCAAGAACTGAAGGTATTATTCCAGCTCCTGAATCTGCACATGCTGTCAGGGCAGCTATTGACGAAGCTTTAAGATGCAGGGAAACAGGTGAGGAAAAAGTAATACTCTTCAATCTAAGTGGGCATGGACTTTTAGATCTTTCAGCATACCAGCAGTATCTGGAGGGCAAGCTGACAGATTAA
- the fabD gene encoding ACP S-malonyltransferase → MGKIAFVFPGQGSQYKGMGRDIYESYPQIRELHEKVNERLGFDLTEIIFEDDQKINLTQFTQPALVLTSYSVFYALKDKKPDLLPDYLAGHSLGEFTALAVGGSIDPVDAVWITHIRGKLMQEAVPEGVGGMAAIIGLKSEDIEKIIKDINGVVEIANYNSYEQTVISGEKEAVEKAMKILKEKGAKKVVPLAVSVPAHSSLLRDKAEEFGKYLDEIQIKDLKIPVVSNVTARPIKGSDEIKEELKVHFYSPVRWVQSVEFMIKDGVNSFYEIGPKKVLSGLIKRIDRSLNIKNVENLEDIEKL, encoded by the coding sequence ATGGGTAAAATAGCTTTTGTATTTCCTGGTCAGGGATCACAGTATAAAGGAATGGGTAGGGATATATATGAGAGCTACCCACAGATCAGGGAACTTCATGAGAAGGTAAATGAGAGACTTGGTTTTGATCTTACAGAGATAATTTTTGAGGATGATCAGAAAATAAATCTGACACAGTTTACGCAGCCGGCACTCGTTCTAACATCTTACTCGGTATTTTATGCATTAAAGGATAAAAAGCCTGACCTTCTTCCTGATTATTTAGCGGGACATTCACTTGGTGAATTTACAGCACTTGCTGTAGGTGGAAGTATCGATCCTGTTGATGCTGTCTGGATAACACATATTAGGGGAAAGCTTATGCAGGAGGCTGTTCCTGAGGGTGTGGGAGGAATGGCAGCAATTATAGGATTAAAGTCCGAGGATATAGAGAAGATTATAAAGGATATAAATGGGGTTGTTGAGATCGCAAACTACAACTCATATGAACAGACTGTTATATCAGGAGAGAAAGAGGCTGTCGAGAAGGCAATGAAGATACTTAAAGAGAAAGGAGCCAAGAAGGTTGTTCCACTTGCTGTTTCAGTTCCTGCCCACTCATCACTTTTAAGGGATAAAGCTGAGGAATTTGGGAAGTATCTTGATGAGATACAGATAAAAGATTTAAAAATACCTGTTGTTTCAAATGTTACAGCAAGACCTATAAAGGGATCTGATGAGATAAAGGAGGAGCTTAAGGTTCACTTCTACTCTCCTGTCAGGTGGGTTCAGTCTGTAGAGTTCATGATAAAAGATGGTGTAAACAGCTTTTATGAGATAGGACCTAAAAAGGTTCTGTCTGGACTAATTAAGAGAATTGATAGATCTTTAAATATAAAAAATGTTGAAAATTTAGAGGATATTGAAAAGTTATGA
- a CDS encoding DUF72 domain-containing protein, with protein sequence MMFYIGCSGYFYWGWKGKFYPPEIKPSNWFDYYSDFFNTVEINSTFYNFPKEKNLKNWYRKAPENFIFSVKVHRSITHLKKFKDTKDTLDEFYSVVKNSLKEKLGAVLFQLPPSFRYSDENLRIIIDQLDPDFINVVEFREKSWWNDNVYDTLDNHNIIFCSVSAPGLPDDIIKTGNGIYIRFHGVDSWYRYDYSDDQLESWAKRILEIKADKNFIYFNNDFNAYAPKNALKLKELIDKYK encoded by the coding sequence ATGATGTTCTATATAGGCTGTTCAGGATATTTTTACTGGGGATGGAAAGGAAAGTTTTATCCTCCTGAGATAAAACCTTCAAACTGGTTTGATTATTATTCTGATTTTTTCAATACTGTTGAGATAAACTCAACATTTTATAACTTTCCAAAGGAAAAAAATCTCAAAAACTGGTATAGAAAAGCCCCAGAGAATTTTATTTTCAGCGTTAAGGTCCACAGATCAATAACCCATCTGAAAAAGTTTAAAGACACTAAAGATACCCTTGATGAATTTTACTCTGTTGTGAAAAACAGTCTGAAAGAGAAATTAGGAGCTGTTCTCTTTCAGCTTCCTCCATCCTTCAGGTATTCCGATGAAAATCTCAGAATAATTATAGATCAGCTTGATCCTGATTTTATAAATGTTGTTGAGTTCAGGGAGAAAAGCTGGTGGAATGATAATGTTTACGATACACTTGATAATCATAATATAATCTTCTGCAGTGTAAGTGCACCTGGACTTCCTGATGATATTATAAAAACAGGAAACGGCATATACATTAGATTTCACGGCGTGGATAGCTGGTACAGATATGACTATTCAGATGATCAGCTTGAGTCCTGGGCGAAAAGAATCTTAGAGATTAAAGCTGATAAAAACTTCATATATTTCAACAATGATTTTAATGCCTACGCACCAAAAAATGCATTAAAGCTAAAAGAGTTAATAGATAAATATAAATAG
- the bioD gene encoding dethiobiotin synthase, with amino-acid sequence MNKTVFITATDTGVGKTIVSAALASILRSQGKNVGYFKPVETGCDPLCPDALLLSKITGQHYDEVVLYRFKEAVAPYVAEREEGKHIKIDLISEKIKHLQQIYEYLIIEGAGGVAVPITYHRDKIYTYLDLISDLDLGAVVVSRASLGTINHTYLTVESMKRRNIRIKGIILNERSESPSLAEQTNPKIIEKMTGVPVITICEKGKIPLLICIERLKAKIEEIFG; translated from the coding sequence ATGAACAAAACTGTTTTTATAACGGCAACGGACACAGGTGTTGGAAAGACCATAGTCTCAGCTGCTCTTGCATCAATACTGAGAAGTCAGGGAAAGAATGTAGGTTATTTTAAGCCTGTAGAGACAGGATGTGATCCCCTGTGTCCTGACGCCCTCCTTCTATCAAAGATAACAGGCCAGCATTACGATGAGGTTGTTCTATACAGATTTAAAGAGGCTGTTGCACCTTATGTCGCAGAAAGGGAGGAGGGAAAACATATAAAGATAGATCTTATATCTGAAAAGATAAAACATCTTCAGCAGATCTATGAGTATCTTATTATTGAAGGGGCTGGTGGTGTTGCTGTTCCAATAACATACCACAGGGATAAGATATACACATACCTTGATCTTATCTCGGATCTAGATCTGGGTGCAGTAGTGGTCTCAAGGGCCTCTCTGGGAACTATAAATCATACTTATCTGACAGTAGAATCAATGAAAAGAAGAAATATAAGAATAAAAGGGATAATCCTGAATGAAAGGTCAGAATCCCCTTCTCTTGCAGAGCAGACAAACCCAAAGATAATTGAAAAGATGACAGGTGTTCCGGTTATAACGATCTGTGAAAAAGGTAAGATACCTCTTCTGATATGTATAGAAAGGCTTAAAGCAAAGATAGAAGAGATATTTGGATGA